In a single window of the Arachis hypogaea cultivar Tifrunner chromosome 6, arahy.Tifrunner.gnm2.J5K5, whole genome shotgun sequence genome:
- the LOC112697223 gene encoding protoporphyrinogen oxidase 2 isoform X1 — protein sequence MASSAERDNPRSAKRVAVVGAGVSGLAAAYTLKSHGLDVTVFEAEARAGGRLKSVSHDGLVWDEGANTMTASELEVKELIEALGLQGKQQFPNSQHKRYIAKNGKPVLVPTNPAALLKTQLLSARSKIQLIFEPFMWKRSDPSRVCDENYTESVGSFFERHFGQEVVDYLIDPFVGGTSAADPESLSICHTFPELWDLEKRFGSIIAGAFKSKLFSKPDKTSQRKVKVASRKDKHKRGSFSFLGGMQTLTDALCKELGQDDLKLNSKVLTLAYNHDGSSSSQNWSISCASNQNIEAVDAVIMTAPLCNVKEMKITKRATPFPLNFLPEVTYVPLSVIITTFRKENVKRPLEGFGVLVPSKEQQNGLKTLGTLFSSMMFPDRAPSDLHLYTTFVGGTRNTDLAKASTDELKSIVTSDLRNLLGAEGEPTFVNHFYWSKGFPLYGRNYASVLQAIDKMEKDLPGFFYAGNHKGGLSVGKAIASGCKAADLVITYLNSSSENNIVPDK from the exons ATGGCTTCCTCTGCCGAACGCGATAACCCAA GATCTGCAAAAAGAGTTGCTGTTGTTGGTGCCGGGGTAAG TGGGCTTGCTGCGGCTTACACATTGAAATCACATGGTCTGGATGTCACTGTATTCGAAGCTGAAGCAAGAGCTGGTGGGAGGTTAAAAAGTGTCTCACATGATGGTCTGGTTTGGGATGAGGGAGCTAATACAATG ACTGCAAGTGAATTGGAGGTTAAAGAATTGATTGAAGCTCTTGGCCTTCAAGGAAAGCAACAGTTT CCAAACTCACAGCATAAGCGCTATATTGCAAAAAACGGTAAACCGGTTCTG GTACCAACAAATCCTGCTGCACTACTGAAGACGCAACTCCTGTCTGCACGCTCAAAG ATCCAGCTAATTTTTGAACCATTTATGTGGAAGAGAAGTGACCCCTCTAGAGTGTGCGATGAAAATTACACAGAAAG TGTTGGTAGTTTCTTTGAACGTCATTTTGGGCAAGAG GTCGTGGACTATCTTATTGATCCTTTTGTAGGTGGTACAAGTGCAGCAGATCCGGAATCTCTTTCT ATATGCCATACTTTCCCAGAGCTATGGGATTTGGAGAAGAG GTTCGGCTCCATTATAGCTGGAGCTTTTAAGTCAAAGTTATTTTCTAAACCGGATAAAACTAGTCAAAGGAAGGTAAAGGTTGCATCAAGAAAAGACAAGCACAAGCGTGGTTCATTTTCTTTCTTGGGTGGGATGCAG ACACTGACTGATGCATTGTGCAAAGAGCTCGGTCAAGATGAccttaaattaaattcaaaggttTTGACATTAGCGTACAATCATGATGGAAGTTCTTCATCACAAAATTGGTCTATTTCTTGTGCTTCCAACCAAAACATAGAAGCTGTTGATGCTGTAATTATGACG GCTCCCCTATGTAATGTCAAAGAGATGAAGATCACAAAAAGGGCAACCCCGTTCCCACTTAATTTTCTTCCTGAG GTGACCTATGTGCCACTCTCAGTCATAATCACCACCTTTAGAAAGGAGAATGTTAAGAGACCCCTTGAGGGATTTGGAGTTCTTGTTCCTTCAAAAGAGCAacaaaatggtttaaaaactctTG GTACACTTTTTTCCTCTATGATGTTTCCAGATCGTGCACCCAGTGATTTACATCTCTACACCACCTTTGTAGGGGGGACAAGAAACACAGATCTCGCAAAAGCTTCAAC TGACGAGCTTAAGAGCATTGTGACTTCTGACCTGAGAAACTTGTTGGGAGCAGAGGGAGAGCCCACATTTGTCAA CCATTTCTATTGGAGCAAAGGCTTTCCTTTGTATGGGCGTAACTATGCATCAGTTCTTCAAGCTATTGACAAAATGGAAAAGGATCTTCCTGGATTTTTCTATGCAG GTAACCACAAAGGTGGGCTCTCAGTTGGCAAAGCGATAGCCTCAGGTTGTAAAGCAGCTGATCTTGTTATCACTTACCTCAACTCTTCTTCAGAGAACAACATAGTACCTGATAAATGA
- the LOC112697223 gene encoding protoporphyrinogen oxidase, mitochondrial isoform X2, producing MASSAERDNPRSAKRVAVVGAGVSGLAAAYTLKSHGLDVTVFEAEARAGGRLKSVSHDGLVWDEGANTMTASELEVKELIEALGLQGKQQFPNSQHKRYIAKNGKPVLIQLIFEPFMWKRSDPSRVCDENYTESVGSFFERHFGQEVVDYLIDPFVGGTSAADPESLSICHTFPELWDLEKRFGSIIAGAFKSKLFSKPDKTSQRKVKVASRKDKHKRGSFSFLGGMQTLTDALCKELGQDDLKLNSKVLTLAYNHDGSSSSQNWSISCASNQNIEAVDAVIMTAPLCNVKEMKITKRATPFPLNFLPEVTYVPLSVIITTFRKENVKRPLEGFGVLVPSKEQQNGLKTLGTLFSSMMFPDRAPSDLHLYTTFVGGTRNTDLAKASTDELKSIVTSDLRNLLGAEGEPTFVNHFYWSKGFPLYGRNYASVLQAIDKMEKDLPGFFYAGNHKGGLSVGKAIASGCKAADLVITYLNSSSENNIVPDK from the exons ATGGCTTCCTCTGCCGAACGCGATAACCCAA GATCTGCAAAAAGAGTTGCTGTTGTTGGTGCCGGGGTAAG TGGGCTTGCTGCGGCTTACACATTGAAATCACATGGTCTGGATGTCACTGTATTCGAAGCTGAAGCAAGAGCTGGTGGGAGGTTAAAAAGTGTCTCACATGATGGTCTGGTTTGGGATGAGGGAGCTAATACAATG ACTGCAAGTGAATTGGAGGTTAAAGAATTGATTGAAGCTCTTGGCCTTCAAGGAAAGCAACAGTTT CCAAACTCACAGCATAAGCGCTATATTGCAAAAAACGGTAAACCGGTTCTG ATCCAGCTAATTTTTGAACCATTTATGTGGAAGAGAAGTGACCCCTCTAGAGTGTGCGATGAAAATTACACAGAAAG TGTTGGTAGTTTCTTTGAACGTCATTTTGGGCAAGAG GTCGTGGACTATCTTATTGATCCTTTTGTAGGTGGTACAAGTGCAGCAGATCCGGAATCTCTTTCT ATATGCCATACTTTCCCAGAGCTATGGGATTTGGAGAAGAG GTTCGGCTCCATTATAGCTGGAGCTTTTAAGTCAAAGTTATTTTCTAAACCGGATAAAACTAGTCAAAGGAAGGTAAAGGTTGCATCAAGAAAAGACAAGCACAAGCGTGGTTCATTTTCTTTCTTGGGTGGGATGCAG ACACTGACTGATGCATTGTGCAAAGAGCTCGGTCAAGATGAccttaaattaaattcaaaggttTTGACATTAGCGTACAATCATGATGGAAGTTCTTCATCACAAAATTGGTCTATTTCTTGTGCTTCCAACCAAAACATAGAAGCTGTTGATGCTGTAATTATGACG GCTCCCCTATGTAATGTCAAAGAGATGAAGATCACAAAAAGGGCAACCCCGTTCCCACTTAATTTTCTTCCTGAG GTGACCTATGTGCCACTCTCAGTCATAATCACCACCTTTAGAAAGGAGAATGTTAAGAGACCCCTTGAGGGATTTGGAGTTCTTGTTCCTTCAAAAGAGCAacaaaatggtttaaaaactctTG GTACACTTTTTTCCTCTATGATGTTTCCAGATCGTGCACCCAGTGATTTACATCTCTACACCACCTTTGTAGGGGGGACAAGAAACACAGATCTCGCAAAAGCTTCAAC TGACGAGCTTAAGAGCATTGTGACTTCTGACCTGAGAAACTTGTTGGGAGCAGAGGGAGAGCCCACATTTGTCAA CCATTTCTATTGGAGCAAAGGCTTTCCTTTGTATGGGCGTAACTATGCATCAGTTCTTCAAGCTATTGACAAAATGGAAAAGGATCTTCCTGGATTTTTCTATGCAG GTAACCACAAAGGTGGGCTCTCAGTTGGCAAAGCGATAGCCTCAGGTTGTAAAGCAGCTGATCTTGTTATCACTTACCTCAACTCTTCTTCAGAGAACAACATAGTACCTGATAAATGA